The DNA window GGGGCAGGATGACTTTGACGTACTTGTTCATGGTGTGTCCTTTCTGACTGCTGATCGCTGACCGCTGAGGGGCCTACTCGTACCGCAGGCTGTCCACCGGGTCGAGCCTCGCGGCCCGCGCCGCCGGGTAGTACCCGAAGAACACGCCGACGAGGGCGCTGAAGGCGAAGGCGACGAGGATGGGCGTGGCCGAGAAGACCGGGCTGATCCCGAAGGTGTTTCCGGCGTAGGCAGCGCCGATTCCGAGAGCGAGGCCAATCACGCCGCCGCCGATGGAGAGCAGCGCGGCCTCCACCAGAAATTGCGTGAGGATGTCGCGTGGCTTGGCACCCAGCGCCTTCCGCACGCCGATCTCGCGGGTGCGCTCGGTCACGCTGACGAGCATGATGTTCATGATCCCGATGCCGCCCACGATCAGGCTGATCCCGGCGATGGCGCCCACCAACAGCGTCAGGGTGGTTGTCACGCTGTTCAGGCTGGCGAGGGCGTCGGCCTGGTTCTGCACCTGGAAGTCGAGGTTGCTGGGGTCGGTCTGCTTGTGCCGCTCGCTCATCAGGGCGGTGATGTCCGCCTGGAGCTGGTCGAGGTCGTTCTTGTCGGCGGCCTGAATGTAGACGTTGTTGACGGTCGGCTGGCCGCTCGCGCTGTTCGTGCGCGAGAAACGCTGGATGTAGGTGCTGAGGGGAATCAGGACCTGGCTGTTCGCGTTGCCGAAGCCGCTGTTCCCCTTGTCGGGCAGCACGCCGACGACCGTGAAGGTGACGGCGCCGAGGCGAATCCTCTGCCCCACCGGGTCGCTGCCGTCCGCGAAGAGGTCGGCCACGACCTGCGAGCCGATCACCGCCGTGCGTTTGCGGCTGTCCACGTCGGCCTGGGTGAAGTAACTGCCGCTCTCCACCGGGCTATTCCGCACCGTCTCGTAGGCGGGCCAGGTGCCCAGCACGGTGACCTGCGTGTTGCTGCTCCCCACCTTGGCCTGCACGCTGCTCTGCGCCGTCGGGGCCACGCCCGCCACCCGGCTTCCGAAAGCGGTTGCCAGGGCCTCGGCGTCCTCCACGGTCACGGTCTGGTTGGGGCCGCCGCGCACCAGGCTCCCGCCGGGCCGACCCCGCGCGCTCTGCACGGTGAGCAGGTTGGTCCCCAGCGATTCGAGGTTGCGCGTCACGCCCGCCGTGCTCCCCTGCCCGATGGCGGTCAAGGCCACGACTGCCGCCACGCCGATGATCACGCCCAGCGCGGTCAGGATCGAGCGCATTGGGGTGCCGATGATCGCGCGCCAGGCGATGCTGAAAGCACCGCCCAGACCCAGCCCGCCCTGTCGCCTGGGGGCCGCAGCCTCCTGTCCCGGAGTGCTGAGGGCCGCGGTATCAGGGTTGACGGTCATGCGGTTCCTCCCGGCCGGTAAGGCTTCTGCCGCTCGTCGCGCTCGATCAGGCCGTCGCGCACCCGGACCACCCGCTCGGCATAGGCGCCGATGTCCGCCTCGTGTGTGACGATCAGGACGGTGGTGCCTTCGGCGTGCAGCTCGGCGAAGAGGGCCATGACCTCCTCACTCGTCCGGGTGTCGAGGTTCCCGGTCGGCTCGTCGGCCAGCAGCAGGCGGGGGCGACCGGCGAGGGCGCGGGCAATGGCGACGCGCTGCTTCTGCCCGCCGCTGATCTGGCTGGGGAGGTTCCCGGCCTTGTCCGCCAGCCCCACCCGCGTCAGCATCCCCATCGCCCGCTCACGCCGCTCCCGTGCGGGAACGCCCGCGTAGGTGAGGGGCACCTCCACGTTCTCCAGCAGCGTCTGCCGGGGCAGCAGGTGGAAGGCCTGGAAGACGAAGCCGATCTCGCGGTTGCGCGCCTCCGCCCGCTCGTTCTCCGAGAGGGTGGTCACGTCGCGGCCCCCGAGATGGTAGCTGCCCGCGCCGGGCCGGTCGAGCAGGCCGATGATCTGCATCAACGTCGTCTTGCCGGAGCCGGAAGGCCCCATCAGCGCGACCATCTCGCCCTGCGCGATCTGGAGACTGACGCCCTTCAATGCCTCGAACACCACGTCGCCCTGCGCGTAGGTCTTGTGGATGCCTTGCAGGTTCACCACCGGGACGGCGAGGGCGGGGGGACGGACGAGAGAGGCGGGCGCGGTCATGGCGCCCCCCCGAAGCCCCCGCCGGGAGGTCCGCCAAAGCCGCCCTGCCCCTGCCGGTTCGAGCTGGAAGTGGAGGTGCTGCTCCGGGTGCTGCCCGGCACGACGATTTGCTGCCCCGCCGTCAGGCCGTCCTCGACAATCGTGTTCGTGCCGTCGGTCGCGCCCACGGTGACACGGGTGCGCTCGGGTTCGGTGCCCTCCACCCCCTGCACCAGGACGTAGCTGCGATCCCGGACGGACTGGATGGCCTTCGTGGGCACGACGAGCCCGGACGCCTCGCTCTGGATAATCTCCGCCTCGGCGGTCATGCCCGGGCGCAGTTTGCCGTCCGTGTTCGGCAGGCTGACGGTCGCCGTGAAGACGCTGATACCGTTGGACTGGGTGGCCCCCGGTGACACCCGCACTACCTTGCCGGTAAAGGTGTCGTTCTCGTAGGCATCCAGGGTCACTTCCGCCGTCTGCCCGACCTTCACGCCCGAGATCTCGGTCTCGTCCACCTGCACGGGGAGGTTGAGGGTGGTGTCGTCAAGGAGGGTGAGGAGGGTCGTGTCGCTGCTCGTGCCGATCACTGCGCCCTCGGTGGCGTTGACGGCGCTCACCACGCCGCTGATGGGGGCGTAGACCTTGAGGTCGGCCCGGGCCTTGCGGGCGGTCGCCAGATTCTCCTCCGCCTGCTGCACGGCGATCTGGGAGTTGCGGAGGTCCTGGGCGTCGCTCTCGGTTCCCGCCTGCTGCTGGGTGCGGGCGCTGGCGGCGCTCGCGCGGGCGCTCTCCAGGCTGCTACGCGCACTCTGGACCTTGGCCTGCGCGTCCGCCACGGCCGTCCGCGCGCTGGCGAGGTCCTGGGCGCTCACGGCCCCGATGGCGGCGAGGCGTTCCTGCGCGTTCAGGGTCGTCTGGGCGGTGGTCAGTGCCCGCTCGGCGTCACTCAGCGTCTGCTGGGCCGAGGTGACGTTCGCGTCCGCCTGAGTGATGCTGCTCTGCTGCTGCACCCGGCTCGACGCCTGGGTGGCGCGCAGGGCGTCGAGGGTTGCGCGGGCCTTTTGCAGGTTCAGCTCGGCGGTGGTGACGTTCGCCGTCACGTCGTCACTCGTGAGGGTGGTCAGGAGCTGGCCCTTGGTGACCCGCTCCCCGACGGCGGGCAGGGTTCCCACCGTCACGTTGCGGTCCACGCCGATGGTGCGGGTCGCGGCAGCCTCCAGGGTGCCGGGGCCGCTCACGCTGACGCGCACGGTGCCGGGCTGGACGGTCTGAAGCTGCGTCTCGGCGGCTGCGGTCTGCGTCTGCGCGGAGTGGGTGCGGGTGTACCACACGCCGCCCCCCACCCCGCCGACCAGGAGCAGGCCCGCGAGGACCCACGGCCAGCGCCCCCGGCGCCGCACCGGGCGGGGGGTCACCGCCGTGGTCGTGGTGGGTGGGGTCGTCATAGGGTGCCTCCAATCCCGGTGAGGTTCTGCCCCGCCGCCGCCGACAGCGCGGCGAGCGATTCAAGCACGTTGTCCTGCGCCTGGAGCCGGGCGTACTGCGCCTGCTTCAACGCGAGCTGGGTCTGCTGGAGGTCAACGGCGCTGATTGTGCCGCTTTTCAGACGGGCCGCGTCCTGCGTGTAGCTCTTCCCGGCGGCGGCCTCGCGGCTCGCGGCGACCTTGAGCTGCTCGGCGGCGTTCTGCGCGGTCTGGTACGCCGAGGCCAGCGCCGTACTTGCGTTCTTCTGCGCGGCGTCCAGCGTGCGCTGCGCGTTGGCGAGCGCCGTGCGGGCATCTTGCAGGGTGCGGGCGGGCGTGAAGTCGTTGTCCGAGAGCTTGACGGTGAGCTGCGCGGCGGCCACATCCTGCTGCGCCGAGACCACCGAGGTGAGGTTCTCATCCAGCCCCGAGCGGAGCCCCGCCAGGCTGGTTTTCAGGGTCGGAATCGTGGTCAGCCCCGCCGCCCGCACCCCGCTCGCCAACCCGGTCAGGCTCGCCATCTTGGCCGAGGCGAGGTTGACCTGCGCCCGCGCGTCGGCGAGGTCCTGGGCGCTGCCCGCCAGGGTGTTCTGCGCCTTCTGCACGTCGAGGGCGGTCGCGTTGCCCACGCTCTGCTTGACCTGCGCGACCTGGAGGGCCTTCTGGTTGACCGCGTTCTGGAGGGTCTGGAGTTCCACGTTCTCCTGCGCCTCGTAGAGGGCGGTGTAGGCGTTCACGGCGTTCTGGAGGGTGGAGAGCCGCGCCGCGCGGAGCTGCACGGTGGCGAGCGCCTGCCCCTGCTGCGCGGAGAGCTTGGCCGCCGCGAGGGTGCTGGGGTCGGCCTGCGCGGCCCGGTTCGCGGCCGTCGCCTTTTCGAGGTTGGCCTGTGCGGTCCGCACGTCGGTGCCATTCGTGAGCGCGGCCTGCACCGCCTGGGTAACGGTGACCGTGGATTGGGCAGCGGCGGTGGGCACGAGCAGGGCGAGTCCGAGGGCCAGGGTCAGGGTTGGGGTGCGGGTCAAGGTGTGCATTACTGGGAGCCTCCGGCGGCATTCACGAGTCGAATCAGGGCGAGTTGAACGGTGGCGCGGGCCTGCACGAGATCCCGCCCCGCCTGGGCGAGCGAAATCTGGGCCGCCGTCACGTCGTCGGCGGTGCCGGTCCCGGCCGACAGGCGGGCCTGCGCGGCGTTCAGGGCCGCCTGCGCAACCTCTACCTGCGTCTGCCTGGCCTGGAGGGCGATCAGGTCGGTCTGGGCTGTGCCGTACAGCGTGCGGACGCCCAGTTCGGCGTTCTGCTGCGCGACTTGCACGGTGAGCTGCGCCTGCGTGACGTTGGCCTGCGCCGCCGACACCTGGGCCCGCGCGGCGGGCGAGTACACCACGTAGCTGCCGGTGATGCTGGCGACCACGCGGTTGCTGGCGTTGCCCCCGCTCGCGCCGAAGGGCACGCTGTAGCCGATGGCCGCGTTCCCCTCCTTCACATCCAGGCTGGCGCTCAGGCCGCCGCTCCCCGCCGGGCCGTAGCGCACGCTCGCCGTCAGGTCGGGCAACCGCTGGTCGCGCTGCTGCGTCTCCAGCGTGTCCTGCGCGGTGGCGAGGTTGTTCTGCGCCTGGACCACGTCCACCGTGTTCGCGCGGGCGTGAGCGACGAGGGGATTGAGGTCGGGCAGGGTGAAGGTGCCTGCGGGCTGGGTGGAGAACGTCACGCTCGTCAGGCTCTGGTTCAGGACGGCGGCGAGGTTGAGGCGGGCACTCTCCAGGCTGCTCTGCGCCTCCGTCAGGGAGCCCTGGGCGAGCTGGACGTTCGCCTGGGCGCTCAGCACGCCCTCCTGGGTCGCGTTGTTCTGCGCCTGCTGCGTCCGCGCGATCTCCAGTTGCCGCTGGCGTAGGGCGAGGGTCTGCGTGGCGAGCGTCACGTCCTGCTGGGCGACGACCGCCGCGAGGTACTGCTGGTAGACATTCAGCCTGGCGCTGGCCTGGGCCGCCGTCAGGTTCGCCTGCGCCAGCGTCAGGCTGCGCTGCGCGGTGCGGAGGCTCGACTGCCCGCTCGACCAAGGGAGCAGCCCGAGGCTGGCCTGGACGCCCGCGCTGCCCCCCAGACTGCCCACGGTAGAAGTGGCCGTGCCGTCCTCGGCCGTAGTCGTGGAGCCCCCCGTGTAGCTGGCACTCCCCGTCACGCTGACGCTCAGGCCCAGGGCGCTGCGGGCCGCGTTCAGGTTCTCCTGCGCAACCTGCACGCTGAGCTGCGCCTGGGTGACGCTGGGCGCCTGCGCCAGCCGGGCCAGGGCCGAGTCGAGCGTCAGGGTGGAGGACGCGGCCGTCTGCGTCTGGGTGGTCTGGGTCTGGGCCGGTGTGGTCTGCGCCTGCCCGTCACCCGCCCCCAGCAGCAGCGCGAGCGTCAGCGTTCGGAGAAAGGGGAAGCGGGGGGGAGGGCTCGTCATGGCCCCCAGGTTGCCGTGCCCGCGCGAATGCCCTGCGAACCTTTTTTGAAGATTTGTCGAAGATGGCCGCAAGGGCGCCAGGACGTGCCGAAACGCGTGGGCACGGCCCGCAGCACCCCTTTTGCCTCGCTCAACGCCTTCGCAGAACCTTAGCCCCGGGCGCCTACCATGGGGGCATGAGCGCCCTGATCCTGATTGTCGAGGACGAACCGCAACTGGCGGAGGTGCTGGAGGCCTACGCGCGGCAGGAGGGCTACCGTACCGAGCGGGCGGGCGACGGCCTCGCGGCCCTGACCGCCTACCGCGCCGCCCACCCCGACCTGATCCTGCTCGACGTGATGCTGCCCGGCCGGAGCGGCCTCGACGTTCTCAAAACCGTGCGCGCCGACGGCGCCACCCCCGTCATCCTGGTCACCGCCCGCGCCGAGGAGACCGACCAGATCGTGGGCCTGGAACTCGGCGCCGACGACTACGTGGTCAAGCCCTTCCGCCCACGCGAGGTGATGGCCCGCGTCAAGGCCGTCCTGAGACGGGTGAGCGCCGCCCTGGACGACACCGAGCGCCCGCTGCGGGTGGGGCCGCTGGAGGTGGACCGCCGGGCGGTCGTGGCGCGGGTGAACGGGCAGCCGCTGACGCTGACGCCCACCGAGTTCCGCCTGCTCGCGCACATGGCGCAGGTGCCGGGCCGCGCCTTCAGCCGCGAGGAACTGCTGGCCGCCGCACTGCCCGACAGTGACGCCCTGGAACGGGTGGTGGACGCGCACCTCGCCTCCGTGCGGCGCAAGCTCGACGGGGTGCGGGCCGGGGAGCTGCTGCACACCGTGCGGGGCGTGGGCTACCGCCTGGAGGCGGGCGCTTGAGACTGCCCTGGCCCCGGTTCCGCCCCGTCCGCTGGGGGACGCCGAGCCTGGCGGTGACGCTGCTGCTCGCCATGCTGCTCGTCGTGGGGCTGGCGGTGGGCGGCATGTTCCTGTTCTCTAACCTCGCCGTGAAGCGGGAGATCGCCCGACTGCCCCCGGAAGTCCAGACCTACCTGCGCGAGCGTCAGGAGGCCGAGCGGCGGGGCGAGGAGCCTCCCCCACCCCCTCGTCCCCCGGCCCGGCCCTCGACGAGTACCGCGCCGGGCACGGGTGCGGCCAGGCTCGACCCCGGGGACACCAACCCCTCGAACCGTTCCCAGGGGGGACGCGGCGGCGGCGGCCTTCCCGCCGTCCTCAATCCCCGCAACCGCTCCTTCGTCCGCGACGTGCAGACCAGCCTGATCCAGGGCGGCCTGGTCGCGGCGGCGGTCGCGGCCTCCCTCAGCCTGCTGCTCGCGCGGCGGGTGGCCCGGCCCATCTCGGCGGTGTCGCAGGCGGCGGCGCGGCTGGCCGACGGCGACCTGACTTCCCGCGCGCCCGTGCTGCGGGGGGACCGGGAAGTCGCCGACCTCGCCCGCACCTTCAACGAGATGGCCGCCAGTCTCCAGGCCCTGGAGCACGAGCGCCAGCAGGCCGTCGCCGACATCGCACACGAGCTTCGCACGCCCATCGCCATCATGCAGGCCCGGCTGGACGCGCTGGAGGACGGCGTCTATCCCCTCGACCGGGAGCAGATCGGGTTGTTGAGCGGTCAGACGCAGCTCCTGACCCGCCTGGTGGGCGACCTGCGGACCCTCACGCTCGCCGACGCGGGGCGGCTCGGCCTCCATCTGGAGGAGGTGGACCTCGCCGAGGTGGCGGGGCAGGTCGTGCGGGACCTGGGGGACCGGGCCGGGCGGCGCGGCGTGCGCCTCACCCTGACGGCGGACCCCACGCCCCTCACCGCCGACGGTGACCGGGTGCGGCAGGTCACCGCCAACCTGATCGAGAACGCCCTACGGCACGCCCACAGCCAGGTCACCGTGCGCGTGGAGACGGCCCCCGACGCGGTGAGGCTCCACGTGGACGACGACGGCCCCGGCATCCCCGAGGACCTGCGCGAGACAGTATTCACCCGCTTCACCCGCCTGGACGAAAGCCGCACCCGCGACACGGGCGGCAGCGGCCTGGGACTGGCAATTGTGCGTGCCCTTGCCGGAGCCCATGGCGGCCAGGCCTGCGCCGACGCCTCCCCCCTCGGCGGCGCCCGCTTCACGGTGACGCTGCCGCACCAGACGGGGTGAGGAGCAGGAGTTGGGGGTGTGGCTATGCAGGGGTTTGGAGGGCGGGCTGACGCTTG is part of the Deinococcus apachensis DSM 19763 genome and encodes:
- a CDS encoding ABC transporter permease; translated protein: MTVNPDTAALSTPGQEAAAPRRQGGLGLGGAFSIAWRAIIGTPMRSILTALGVIIGVAAVVALTAIGQGSTAGVTRNLESLGTNLLTVQSARGRPGGSLVRGGPNQTVTVEDAEALATAFGSRVAGVAPTAQSSVQAKVGSSNTQVTVLGTWPAYETVRNSPVESGSYFTQADVDSRKRTAVIGSQVVADLFADGSDPVGQRIRLGAVTFTVVGVLPDKGNSGFGNANSQVLIPLSTYIQRFSRTNSASGQPTVNNVYIQAADKNDLDQLQADITALMSERHKQTDPSNLDFQVQNQADALASLNSVTTTLTLLVGAIAGISLIVGGIGIMNIMLVSVTERTREIGVRKALGAKPRDILTQFLVEAALLSIGGGVIGLALGIGAAYAGNTFGISPVFSATPILVAFAFSALVGVFFGYYPAARAARLDPVDSLRYE
- a CDS encoding ABC transporter ATP-binding protein, which translates into the protein MTAPASLVRPPALAVPVVNLQGIHKTYAQGDVVFEALKGVSLQIAQGEMVALMGPSGSGKTTLMQIIGLLDRPGAGSYHLGGRDVTTLSENERAEARNREIGFVFQAFHLLPRQTLLENVEVPLTYAGVPARERRERAMGMLTRVGLADKAGNLPSQISGGQKQRVAIARALAGRPRLLLADEPTGNLDTRTSEEVMALFAELHAEGTTVLIVTHEADIGAYAERVVRVRDGLIERDERQKPYRPGGTA
- a CDS encoding efflux RND transporter periplasmic adaptor subunit; translation: MTTPPTTTTAVTPRPVRRRGRWPWVLAGLLLVGGVGGGVWYTRTHSAQTQTAAAETQLQTVQPGTVRVSVSGPGTLEAAATRTIGVDRNVTVGTLPAVGERVTKGQLLTTLTSDDVTANVTTAELNLQKARATLDALRATQASSRVQQQSSITQADANVTSAQQTLSDAERALTTAQTTLNAQERLAAIGAVSAQDLASARTAVADAQAKVQSARSSLESARASAASARTQQQAGTESDAQDLRNSQIAVQQAEENLATARKARADLKVYAPISGVVSAVNATEGAVIGTSSDTTLLTLLDDTTLNLPVQVDETEISGVKVGQTAEVTLDAYENDTFTGKVVRVSPGATQSNGISVFTATVSLPNTDGKLRPGMTAEAEIIQSEASGLVVPTKAIQSVRDRSYVLVQGVEGTEPERTRVTVGATDGTNTIVEDGLTAGQQIVVPGSTRSSTSTSSSNRQGQGGFGGPPGGGFGGAP
- a CDS encoding TolC family protein; translation: MHTLTRTPTLTLALGLALLVPTAAAQSTVTVTQAVQAALTNGTDVRTAQANLEKATAANRAAQADPSTLAAAKLSAQQGQALATVQLRAARLSTLQNAVNAYTALYEAQENVELQTLQNAVNQKALQVAQVKQSVGNATALDVQKAQNTLAGSAQDLADARAQVNLASAKMASLTGLASGVRAAGLTTIPTLKTSLAGLRSGLDENLTSVVSAQQDVAAAQLTVKLSDNDFTPARTLQDARTALANAQRTLDAAQKNASTALASAYQTAQNAAEQLKVAASREAAAGKSYTQDAARLKSGTISAVDLQQTQLALKQAQYARLQAQDNVLESLAALSAAAGQNLTGIGGTL
- a CDS encoding TolC family protein; amino-acid sequence: MTSPPPRFPFLRTLTLALLLGAGDGQAQTTPAQTQTTQTQTAASSTLTLDSALARLAQAPSVTQAQLSVQVAQENLNAARSALGLSVSVTGSASYTGGSTTTAEDGTATSTVGSLGGSAGVQASLGLLPWSSGQSSLRTAQRSLTLAQANLTAAQASARLNVYQQYLAAVVAQQDVTLATQTLALRQRQLEIARTQQAQNNATQEGVLSAQANVQLAQGSLTEAQSSLESARLNLAAVLNQSLTSVTFSTQPAGTFTLPDLNPLVAHARANTVDVVQAQNNLATAQDTLETQQRDQRLPDLTASVRYGPAGSGGLSASLDVKEGNAAIGYSVPFGASGGNASNRVVASITGSYVVYSPAARAQVSAAQANVTQAQLTVQVAQQNAELGVRTLYGTAQTDLIALQARQTQVEVAQAALNAAQARLSAGTGTADDVTAAQISLAQAGRDLVQARATVQLALIRLVNAAGGSQ
- a CDS encoding response regulator gives rise to the protein MSALILIVEDEPQLAEVLEAYARQEGYRTERAGDGLAALTAYRAAHPDLILLDVMLPGRSGLDVLKTVRADGATPVILVTARAEETDQIVGLELGADDYVVKPFRPREVMARVKAVLRRVSAALDDTERPLRVGPLEVDRRAVVARVNGQPLTLTPTEFRLLAHMAQVPGRAFSREELLAAALPDSDALERVVDAHLASVRRKLDGVRAGELLHTVRGVGYRLEAGA
- a CDS encoding sensor histidine kinase; this translates as MRLPWPRFRPVRWGTPSLAVTLLLAMLLVVGLAVGGMFLFSNLAVKREIARLPPEVQTYLRERQEAERRGEEPPPPPRPPARPSTSTAPGTGAARLDPGDTNPSNRSQGGRGGGGLPAVLNPRNRSFVRDVQTSLIQGGLVAAAVAASLSLLLARRVARPISAVSQAAARLADGDLTSRAPVLRGDREVADLARTFNEMAASLQALEHERQQAVADIAHELRTPIAIMQARLDALEDGVYPLDREQIGLLSGQTQLLTRLVGDLRTLTLADAGRLGLHLEEVDLAEVAGQVVRDLGDRAGRRGVRLTLTADPTPLTADGDRVRQVTANLIENALRHAHSQVTVRVETAPDAVRLHVDDDGPGIPEDLRETVFTRFTRLDESRTRDTGGSGLGLAIVRALAGAHGGQACADASPLGGARFTVTLPHQTG